The Nitrobacter hamburgensis X14 genome contains the following window.
CTCCTTGGCAGCCGCGATCACATCCGGGAATGCGACGTCCGGCGCCGGATCGAGGTCGAACACCAGCCGCCCCGGCACGTCATATTGATCGGGCGCGCAATTCCACGGATGCAGTTCGAGCCCGCCGATCTGCGCCACCGCGATCAGGCCTTCGACGCGGTCGATCTGCAGATAAGGCTTCCGGTCGCCGGACACCTTCACTTCGGTGACGAGATCGGACAGGCCCGGCATGGCGTGACGCTGGAAGAAGGTCTCGCCGCCGATGCCGTCGGGAGCGCGCACGATCGAACACGGCCGCCCGCGGATGTGCTGGATGATCCAGTCGCCGGCCGTTTCCATGTACGCGGCAAGGTCGCGCTTGGTGACCGGCTGCTTGTCGCCGGCATCCGGCCACAGCGCCTTGTCCGGGTGCGAGATCGCAACGCCCATGACCGTCGAGCGATCCCGCGCCGCAGGTGCGCGCGGCTGGCGCGATGTCGTCGTATCAGCGCGCGCTGCGGCCGCAGCGCTCGCGGCGAGCCTTGTCGCGTTGAGCCTTGGGACCGTCGCATGGGACGGCGCCTCCGCCTTGACCTCGCGGGCCGGCTTGTCTGCGCGCAATCCCTTGAAGGCCGCCTGCCGAACCATGCCGTCGGCGGTCCAGCCGGCGAATTCGATCTCGGCAACGAGTTCAGGCTTCAGCCAATGCACCTCGGGACCGCCCGGCGGTGCGTTGTTGCCGGAGAATGGACTCTTCGAGGCGGCAGCCGCCTTCAGCGCCGGCATGATGCGCTTGACAGTGTCGCGGCCGTAGCCGGTGCCGACGATTCCAGTATAGACAAGGTAGTCGCCGTTGTAGACGCCGGCCATCAGCGAGCGGAATTTTCCGCTTGTCGTCTTCCAGCCGCCGATCACCACCTCATGGCCGGCGCGGCTTTTGCTCTTGAGCCAGCTTCCGCCGCGGCCGGCGCGATAGGGCTCGTCGGCCCGTTTTGAGATGATGCCCTCAAGTCCCGCCTCACGCGCGGTGTCCAGGACCTGCGCGCCATCGGCATCGAAATGTTCGACGTAGCGGATCGACGCACGGGCTGATTTTGCAGAACGTCCCAGCAATTGACGAAGCCGTTCCTTGCGCGCGAGCAGCGACAGCGGGCGCAAATCCTCACCCTCGGCGAACAGCAGGTCGAAGGCAAAGAACACCAGTTCGTCGGTCTTGTCTTCGGACAGCGCGGCCTGCATGGCCGAGAAGTCCGGATCGCCATGTTGGTTCAATGCAACGATCTCGCCGTCGATGATGGCGTCGGGCAATTTCGTAGCCGCGCTTGCGATGGCCGGAAACTTGTCGGTCCAGTCGAGGCCCTTGCGAGTTTTGAGCGTCACGTCACCGTTCTCGATCCGCATCTGGATGCGGTAGCCGTCGAATTTGATCTCATGCACCCAGCCGTCCGCCGACGGCGGGCGCGTCGACGTCTTGCAGAGTTGAAGCCCGGCGAAGTCCGGCATCTCGCTCTTGATCGCGTTGGCCTTCGCCTTCGTTGGTAATCGCTTGCGGGCTGAAGCAGGTTTGGCACTCGTCTTTACCGCTGAATGTTTCGAGTTCCTGTCGCGCGCCTTGGCAGCAACGCCCTTGTTTGAATCCCACACCGCATCCGAACCGGCGATCCGTCTGGTCATCATGAATGGCTCCGGTGCCTTGCCCTTGCCCTCCGCGATCTGTCTGAGCGTTCGCCCCGACGCAACCGAGCGGTCGTGCTTCAGTACCTCCTCGCCCGTGCCGGGTTTGGCATAGTCGTCGCGGTGCTTGATCAGCAGCCAGTTGGTGCGCTTGCCGCCGCTGCGATCGTGCTTCATGCGCACCAGTACCCATTCGCCTTTGAGCTTCTCGCCCATCAGCGCGAATTTGAGGTCGCCCTTGGCGAGACCCTTCGCCGGATCGTCGGCATACCAATAGCCGCGGTCCCAGATCTCCACGGTGCCGCCGCCATACTGGCCTTTCGGGATGGTACCCTCGAAGTCGCCGTAGTCGAGCGGGTGATCCTCGACCTCCACCGCCAGCCGCTTCTCGGCTGGATCGAGCGAGGGGCCGCGCGTCACCGCCCAGGACTTGAACACCCCGTCATATTCGAGACGGAAGTCGTAATGCAGCCGGGTGGCGTCGTGCATCTGGATCACGAAGCGCCGCTGCTTCGAGACCGCGCCGCGCGCCTTGCCGCTCGGTTCGGCGGTTTTCGTAAAGTCGCGCTTGTTGCGGTAGGTGGTGAGTTTTCGGGAGGGCACGGCGTTGGTTCCAATGAGGGATCAGAGGTGTGCAACGTCCGAACAGGCGCGCGGGTGCCGCGCGGCCATGATTTTTTCTTTTTGACGCCCGCGCTCTTGCGCAGGGCGTCCTTAAGGTCGATCGGGATGCCGTGCTTTTTCAGAAGATCGGCGAAAGCCTCGTCGGCCAGATCCTGAAAAGTCGCCATGCGGTCGCGGCTGAGTTGCGTCAGCGCCGCCATGGTCTCGTCGTCGAAGGCGATCAGCTTGCGCATCGGCGCGGCCGGCTAACCGGCCTTGCGCTTCGCGGTGGAAGCCTTCGCAGCAGGCGTCTTCGTGGTAGATGTCTTCGCACCAGACGTCTTGGCCGGGCGCTTCGCGGGCTTCCGCTTGGTCTCCTTCGCGGCGGCCTTCTTGCCCTCGATCGGAAACAGCATCTCGCGCTGGCCTTCGACGCGCTTTCTGGATTTCTTGCCCTTCACCGGAGCTGCCTCGCCTGCGGCCGGTGCAGATCTGCCGCTCTTGAGGCTCTGCCGCAAGGCGTCCATCAGATTGATGACGTTGCCTTCGGTCCTGACCTTGGCTTTCGCGATCGGGTGCCCGGCCTTCTTCTGCTCGATCAGGTCGAGCAGCGCCGCCTCATAGTGATCCTCGAAAGCGGTCGGCTCGAAGTGGCCAGACTTCTGCTCGACGATATGCCTGGCGAGATCGAGCATGTCCTTGGTGATTTTCGCGTCCTTGATGACGTCGAAATAATCGGCCGCGTCGCGCACCTCGTAAGGATAGCGCAGCAGCAGGCCGACCAGCCCGTTGTCGCGCGCCTCCAGCGCAATGACATGCTCGCGATTGGTCAGCACCACCCGCGCCAGCGCGATCTTGCCGGTGGTTTTGATGGTGTCGCGGATCACGGCATAGGCGTCGTGGCCGACCTTGCCGTCCGGCACGAGATAATAAGGCCTGACGATATAGAGGTCGTCGATCTCGGCGCGCGGCACGAACTGGTCGATCTCGATGGTGTGGGTGGAGTCCAGCGCGATGTTGTCCAGTTCGTCCCTGGTCACCTCAAGATAGCTGTCGGTGTCGATCTTGTAGCCCTTGACGATGTCCCCGGTGTCGACGTCCTCGCCGGTTTCGGCATCGACTTTCTGATACTTGATGCGATGCCCGGTCTTGCGATTGATCTGGTTGAAGCTGACCTTCTCCGACTCCGAGGTCGCCGGAAACAGGGCGACCGGACAGGTCACGAGCGAAAGGCGCAAGAAGCCTTTCCAGTTCGCACGCGGGGCCATCGAACAAACTCCATACGCGACGGGCCGGAAACCGACAGAAGCGGATTCAACATCATCAGCGGCGAAACGTTCCGGGTCACGATGTGTTCTAGTTATGTTCCTGGCAGAGTCCGTGGCTGGTCGTGAAACGGGCTATTTGCTGTGTGGCGGCAAGCGGAGTCCACGCGGCGACCCTGAAAGGATTCAAGCGGCCGGGCCGGGCGTTTTTGCCGGATGCCGGCCGGCGATCACGATTTGAGGAATTCGCTCGCCTTGTACAGTGCGCGGAACTGCACCCCGGCCTGCGCGAAGGTTTCCGCCGCGCCTTCCTCGCGATCCACCATGGTGAAGACCAGCACGATCTCGCCGCCGGCCTCGCGCACCGAGTCCACGGCCTTGATGGCGGAGCCGCCGGTGGTGGTGACGTCCTCGACGATGACGACGCGCTTGCCTTTCAGGCTCTCGCCCTTGGCGAGACCTTCCACCGCCAGCCGCGCGCCGTGCTCCTTCGGCTTCTTGCGCACGAAGAACGCGGCGATCGGTTGATTTTTCAGCCACGACAACTGCGCGATGGCGCCGGCGAGCGGCACCGCGCCCATCTCGAGGCCGCCGATGTAGTCGAGCCTGTCGTCCTTGAGCGCCTCGAAGCTCAGTTCCGCGAGCAGCGCCGCACCCTCGGGATCGAGCATGGTCGGCTTCAGGTTGAAGTAGAAATCGCTCTTGCGGCCCGAGGCGAGTGTGATTTCGCCGCGCCCGAACGAGCGCGTGCGGATGATCTCGGCGAGGCGGGCGCGGGAGGTGGTGTGGGACACGGACAGACTCGAACGGTTGATGAGAGAAACACAATCTAGCGGCGATCGGGAGGGTGAACCACTATTCGGCGCGCCCATCAACACTTCAATGCGGAACGATTAGCGGCCGGTGCTGAGGGCGAACCAGATGGCGATGGCGGCAAGCGCCACCGCCAGCACGCGCCGGATGGTCCTGCGCTTGTCCGGCGTCTGGATCACGCTTTGCAGGCGCGAGGCCAGCAGCACAATGACGAGATGGACCAGCGTGGCGATGCCGACATAGAGCGCCGACAACATCAGCGTCTGCATCGCGACCGACCCTCTGCCGATCTGGATGAAGTCCGGAAGCACCGCGACATAGAATACCGCCGCTTTGGGATTGAGCAGATTGGTGACGAGGCCGCGGCGAAACGCCTGTCCGGGCCGGGCGTCGAGATCACCGGTGTTTTCCGGGGAAGTCTCCGCTTCGTTCGCCCACGCCTCCCAGGCGAGCCACAGCAGATAGACGACGCCGCCCCAGCGCAGCACCTCGTAAAGCAGCGGCGAATTGTCGATCGCCGCGCTGAGACCGAGCGCAGCCGCCGCGCCATAAACGG
Protein-coding sequences here:
- the ligD gene encoding DNA ligase D; this encodes MPSRKLTTYRNKRDFTKTAEPSGKARGAVSKQRRFVIQMHDATRLHYDFRLEYDGVFKSWAVTRGPSLDPAEKRLAVEVEDHPLDYGDFEGTIPKGQYGGGTVEIWDRGYWYADDPAKGLAKGDLKFALMGEKLKGEWVLVRMKHDRSGGKRTNWLLIKHRDDYAKPGTGEEVLKHDRSVASGRTLRQIAEGKGKAPEPFMMTRRIAGSDAVWDSNKGVAAKARDRNSKHSAVKTSAKPASARKRLPTKAKANAIKSEMPDFAGLQLCKTSTRPPSADGWVHEIKFDGYRIQMRIENGDVTLKTRKGLDWTDKFPAIASAATKLPDAIIDGEIVALNQHGDPDFSAMQAALSEDKTDELVFFAFDLLFAEGEDLRPLSLLARKERLRQLLGRSAKSARASIRYVEHFDADGAQVLDTAREAGLEGIISKRADEPYRAGRGGSWLKSKSRAGHEVVIGGWKTTSGKFRSLMAGVYNGDYLVYTGIVGTGYGRDTVKRIMPALKAAAASKSPFSGNNAPPGGPEVHWLKPELVAEIEFAGWTADGMVRQAAFKGLRADKPAREVKAEAPSHATVPRLNATRLAASAAAAARADTTTSRQPRAPAARDRSTVMGVAISHPDKALWPDAGDKQPVTKRDLAAYMETAGDWIIQHIRGRPCSIVRAPDGIGGETFFQRHAMPGLSDLVTEVKVSGDRKPYLQIDRVEGLIAVAQIGGLELHPWNCAPDQYDVPGRLVFDLDPAPDVAFPDVIAAAKEMKQRLETLGLETFCKTTGGKGLHVVTPLAITQKNRLNWKQAKMFAQAVCEQMATDTPDKYLITMSKKQREGKIFLDYLRNDTKSTAVAPLSPRARPGATVSMPLNWSQVKAGLDPKRFTLRTAPDLLKKSKAWSGYDEAARPLAAAIGKLVR
- a CDS encoding Ku protein, with the translated sequence MAPRANWKGFLRLSLVTCPVALFPATSESEKVSFNQINRKTGHRIKYQKVDAETGEDVDTGDIVKGYKIDTDSYLEVTRDELDNIALDSTHTIEIDQFVPRAEIDDLYIVRPYYLVPDGKVGHDAYAVIRDTIKTTGKIALARVVLTNREHVIALEARDNGLVGLLLRYPYEVRDAADYFDVIKDAKITKDMLDLARHIVEQKSGHFEPTAFEDHYEAALLDLIEQKKAGHPIAKAKVRTEGNVINLMDALRQSLKSGRSAPAAGEAAPVKGKKSRKRVEGQREMLFPIEGKKAAAKETKRKPAKRPAKTSGAKTSTTKTPAAKASTAKRKAG
- the pyrE gene encoding orotate phosphoribosyltransferase, with the protein product MSHTTSRARLAEIIRTRSFGRGEITLASGRKSDFYFNLKPTMLDPEGAALLAELSFEALKDDRLDYIGGLEMGAVPLAGAIAQLSWLKNQPIAAFFVRKKPKEHGARLAVEGLAKGESLKGKRVVIVEDVTTTGGSAIKAVDSVREAGGEIVLVFTMVDREEGAAETFAQAGVQFRALYKASEFLKS
- a CDS encoding LysE family translocator translates to MGGIFTSPLAAFALTSLVIEMTPGPNMAYLAALSLSQGIRAGLAAVIGVALGLAVYGAAAALGLSAAIDNSPLLYEVLRWGGVVYLLWLAWEAWANEAETSPENTGDLDARPGQAFRRGLVTNLLNPKAAVFYVAVLPDFIQIGRGSVAMQTLMLSALYVGIATLVHLVIVLLASRLQSVIQTPDKRRTIRRVLAVALAAIAIWFALSTGR